In Bacteroidia bacterium, one DNA window encodes the following:
- a CDS encoding DUF4159 domain-containing protein, which produces MAKVTFLVVLLLNLPLYIFAQGNTFKIAKLKYGGGGDWYCNRTSLPNLIKFINQHSSIKIHEKEDIVEVGSPAIFQYAWVHLTGHGNVFFTEQEAQNLRNYLISGGFLHIDDNYGLDKYIRREMKKVFPEYDFVELPFDFGIYQKPFYFPKGLPKVHEHDGKPPQGFGIFHEGRLVCFYSYECDLGNGWEDQEIYNDPEPVRQQALKMGTNIVYWAITH; this is translated from the coding sequence ATGGCAAAAGTAACTTTTTTAGTGGTATTGTTACTAAACTTGCCTTTATATATTTTTGCCCAAGGGAATACTTTCAAAATTGCTAAGCTTAAATACGGTGGAGGGGGAGATTGGTACTGCAACCGTACTTCGTTACCTAACTTAATCAAGTTCATCAATCAGCATTCTTCTATCAAAATTCATGAAAAAGAGGATATTGTAGAAGTAGGCAGCCCGGCGATATTTCAATATGCTTGGGTACACCTCACAGGGCATGGAAATGTCTTTTTTACTGAGCAAGAAGCCCAAAACTTACGCAATTATCTCATTTCAGGCGGATTTTTACACATAGATGATAACTACGGTTTAGATAAATACATTCGCCGTGAAATGAAAAAGGTATTTCCTGAATATGACTTTGTAGAACTACCTTTTGATTTCGGAATTTATCAAAAGCCTTTTTACTTTCCCAAAGGATTGCCAAAAGTACATGAACATGATGGCAAACCTCCCCAAGGTTTTGGTATCTTTCACGAAGGCCGCTTAGTGTGCTTTTATAGTTACGAGTGCGACTTAGGAAATGGATGGGAAGACCAAGAAATATATAATGACCCCGAACCTGTTCGCCAACAAGCTCTTAAAATGGGAACAAACATAGTCTACTGGGCTATTACTCACTAA
- a CDS encoding arginase family protein: MDISFYFKPIAENLVSNLSSHKLNAQIHAFVEDFPEWKNASVILMGVPTGQYAEEGIHSIRQALYQMARTQHDCNVTDVGNILLKQDKEKDLQNIAYTLETFLKANKTVILIGGDETLLLAQYMGYEKNQSPINLACIDAQLDIEENYDLTPNSVLRNVLFHEPFYLNHLTILGLQVHWASEKQRQLLEDLKYEYLRLSEIREDFRQTEAALRWSNAVHFDMSAIRYADAPGVLFPNPVGFTLEEACRISRYAGISNLVSSFSITNIQINKDIHNQTAYAAALNIWYFLDGYCSRWYERADIHSQNLIQYHVVSDALFMPITFYKHPISERWWIQLPDEAITLVQDPNDLLVPCTEKDYYNALEGIIPKRWWNALHKIKNQ, translated from the coding sequence ATGGACATAAGTTTCTATTTCAAGCCCATAGCAGAAAACCTTGTAAGCAATCTTTCTTCTCACAAGCTGAATGCACAAATTCATGCTTTTGTAGAAGACTTTCCTGAATGGAAAAATGCTTCGGTTATTCTAATGGGCGTACCTACTGGTCAGTACGCAGAGGAAGGCATACATTCTATACGTCAAGCGCTGTATCAAATGGCAAGAACGCAGCACGATTGCAACGTTACAGATGTGGGGAATATATTGCTCAAACAAGATAAAGAAAAAGACCTTCAAAATATCGCTTATACTCTTGAAACTTTTTTGAAAGCTAACAAAACAGTTATTCTGATAGGTGGCGATGAAACTTTACTTTTAGCTCAGTACATGGGCTATGAAAAAAATCAATCCCCTATTAACCTTGCTTGTATTGATGCTCAACTGGATATTGAAGAAAACTATGACCTAACTCCTAATAGCGTGCTTCGAAACGTCTTATTCCATGAACCTTTTTATCTCAATCATCTTACCATATTAGGTTTGCAGGTGCATTGGGCTTCTGAAAAACAAAGGCAGCTGCTAGAAGACCTTAAATATGAGTACTTACGATTGAGTGAAATTCGTGAAGATTTTAGACAAACCGAAGCAGCTCTACGGTGGTCAAACGCAGTACATTTCGATATGAGTGCCATTCGCTATGCGGATGCCCCAGGAGTCCTCTTTCCTAATCCCGTAGGATTTACGTTAGAAGAAGCTTGCCGAATTAGCCGTTATGCAGGAATTTCAAATTTAGTAAGTTCATTTAGCATTACTAACATACAGATAAACAAAGACATACACAATCAAACTGCCTATGCTGCGGCGCTGAATATCTGGTACTTTTTAGATGGCTATTGTAGCCGTTGGTATGAAAGAGCAGATATTCACAGTCAGAATCTTATTCAGTATCATGTAGTTTCGGATGCTTTGTTTATGCCGATTACTTTTTACAAGCATCCTATCTCTGAACGTTGGTGGATACAACTTCCTGATGAAGCCATAACGCTCGTACAGGACCCAAATGACTTATTGGTTCCTTGCACAGAAAAGGATTATTACAATGCTTTGGAAGGGATTATTCCCAAGCGATGGTGGAATGCACTACACAAGATAAAAAACCAATAA